In Zingiber officinale cultivar Zhangliang chromosome 8B, Zo_v1.1, whole genome shotgun sequence, a single genomic region encodes these proteins:
- the LOC122015820 gene encoding mitogen-activated protein kinase kinase kinase 18-like yields the protein MAIREYRRGRMIGRGACGTVSLATDASSGEIFAVKSSDIGCSAALQREQRILSALDSPFVVSYLGFDVAGPAPGFCRRFDLFVEYAPGGSLSDAIEQHGGRLEEPAIRCYARDVLRGLDYLHSAGVVHCDIKSRNVLLCGCGHAKIADFGCARLADEAGECSISGTPLFMSPEVARGEEQGAPADVWALGCTVIEMATGRSPWADAKDPVSALHRIAFSTDVPEIPSSMSEQGKEFLSKCLVRNPRERWTAAELLRHPFVVSSGSLDPQSTSNCGTNFNRVSPVTTLDQSFWELISDDEDVLDQVEVPEEDPLERIKRLAGNATQNWTWDENWVTVRSHGREESSPATDSVTEADMLDFDPISVESVLVRSVDTLLFHYNCNYDDTKVFLLDKDLIQFDSLNLSSNL from the coding sequence ATGGCGATCCGCGAGTACCGTCGTGGCCGGATGATCGGCCGAGGAGCCTGCGGAACTGTGTCGCTCGCCACTGACGCCTCCTCCGGCGAGATCTTCGCCGTCAAGTCCTCTGACATAGGCTGCTCAGCCGCGCTGCAGCGCGAGCAGAGAATCCTCTCCGCGCTCGACTCACCCTTCGTCGTCTCCTACTTGGGCTTCGACGTCGCCGGTCCGGCGCCAGGATTCTGCCGACGATTCGACCTATTCGTGGAGTACGCGCCGGGGGGATCCCTCTCCGACGCGATCGAGCAGCACGGCGGCCGGCTCGAGGAGCCCGCCATCCGCTGCTACGCGCGGGACGTCCTCCGCGGCCTCGACTACCTCCACTCCGCCGGCGTCGTCCACTGCGATATCAAGAGCCGGAACGTTCTGCTCTGCGGCTGCGGCCACGCCAAGATCGCCGACTTCGGGTGCGCGCGGCTGGCGGACGAGGCGGGAGAGTGCTCGATCTCGGGCACGCCCCTGTTCATGTCGCCCGAGGTGGCGCGCGGGGAGGAGCAGGGCGCGCCGGCGGACGTCTGGGCCTTGGGATGCACCGTGATCGAGATGGCTACGGGACGGTCGCCGTGGGCGGATGCCAAAGACCCCGTAAGCGCTCTCCACCGGATCGCGTTCTCCACCGACGTACCGGAAATTCCGAGCTCGATGTCGGAACAGGGGAAGGAGTTCTTGAGCAAGTGTTTGGTGAGGAACCCGCGGGAGCGGTGGACGGCGGCGGAGCTCCTCCGCCACCCGTTCGTTGTTTCTTCCGGATCTCTGGATCCACAGTCCACGTCGAATTGCGGCACTAATTTCAACCGGGTTTCTCCGGTGACCACTCTGGATCAGTCGTTCTGGGAGCTGATCTCCGACGACGAGGATGTTCTGGACCAAGTGGAGGTGCCGGAGGAGGACCCGCTTGAAAGAATTAAGAGATTGGCCGGTAATGCAACTCAGAATTGGACGTGGGACGAGAACTGGGTGACAGTGAGAAGCCATGGCCGCGAAGAAAGCTCTCCGGCGACTGATTCGGTCACCGAAGCGGACATGCTTGACTTTGATCCCATTTCTGTGGAATCTGTTCTGGTTAGATCAGTCGATACTTTGTTGTTCCATTACAATTGTAATTATGACGACACAAAAGTTTTTCTTCTCGACAAGGATTTAATCCAATTTGACAGTTTAAATCTGTCCTCTAATTTGTGA
- the LOC122013610 gene encoding cyclin-D5-3-like, producing the protein MADSSFMVSPFSVTLETDDEYIGSLLRRESCFLHPKLDSSSMESARPDVVRWIMKMKAFFGLCSRTAYVALSYFDHFTHRTIDLTKGKRWKIQLLSVACLSLAVKMEERQGLSLTEFQTENYWFDGKAVQRMELLVLSTLEWRMSRVTPFSYLNHCSSKAMEWKAIELIFENIEAMNLVAYRASSIAAASILAAQDNERLTQKSLKSKMSSVSWMRSLNSDEVFSCYIMMIQESQEKKLHA; encoded by the exons ATGGCAGACTCGAGCTTCATGGTTTCTCCATTCTCTGTAACTTTGGAAACAGACGACGAATACATAGGGTCGTTGCTGAGGAGAGAAAGCTGCTTCTTGCATCCAAAGCTTGATTCCTCTTCCATGGAATCCGCTCGGCCGGATGTGGTTCGATGGATTATGAAGATGAAGGCCTTCTTCGGACTCTGCTCGAGAACAGCTTACGTTGCCTTGAGCTACTTCGACCACTTCACGCATCGAACTATCGATCTCACT AAAGGTAAACGCTGGAAGATTCAATTGCTCTCGGTGGCTTGCTTGTCCTTGGCCGTGAAGATGGAGGAGCGCCAAGGCTTGTCTTTGACAGAGTTCCAAACCGAGAACTACTGGTTCGACGGCAAAGCGGTGCAGAGGATGGAGCTTCTGGTCTTGAGCACCTTGGAGTGGAGGATGAGCAGGGTCACACCTTTCTCCTACCTCAATCATTGTTCGTCCAAGGCAATGGAGTGGAAGGCCATTGAGCTCATCTTCGAAAACATTGAAG CGATGAATCTAGTGGCGTATCGAGCTTCCTCCATTGCTGCTGCTTCGATTCTCGCTGCGCAAGACAACGAAAGATTGACGCAGAAGTCATTGAAGTCCAAGATGAGCTCTGTATCCTGGATGAGATCTTTGAACAGT GATGAAGTCTTTTCATGCTATATCATGATGATTCAAGAATCACAGGAGAAGAAGTTACATGCGTAG